The Paenibacillus sp. RUD330 genome has a segment encoding these proteins:
- a CDS encoding response regulator transcription factor: MRILIVEDEVHLAEALSQILKKNHYSVDVVNDGQSGLDYALSGIYDLLLLDIMLPGMDGMTLLRTIRTEGIAAPVIMLTAKGEVADKISGLDYGADDYIAKPFNTDELLARMRAALRRKGEVVPEDGLRFGNIELNTSTLKLSCQGKELKLILKESELLELLITRKSAVTSKEQMIEKLWGFDSEAEHNNVEVYISFLRKKLAFLDASVRINTLRGVGYVLEATE, encoded by the coding sequence ATGCGCATACTGATAGTCGAAGACGAAGTGCATCTGGCAGAGGCGCTTTCTCAAATATTGAAAAAAAACCATTATTCCGTAGACGTCGTGAACGACGGCCAGTCGGGACTCGATTACGCGCTCAGCGGCATCTACGATCTGCTGCTGCTGGATATCATGCTGCCCGGCATGGACGGGATGACGCTGCTGCGGACGATCCGGACGGAGGGCATCGCGGCGCCGGTCATCATGCTGACGGCCAAGGGCGAGGTTGCGGACAAGATCTCGGGCCTGGACTACGGGGCGGACGATTACATCGCCAAGCCGTTCAACACCGACGAGCTGCTGGCCCGCATGCGGGCGGCGCTGCGGCGCAAGGGCGAGGTCGTGCCGGAGGACGGGCTGAGGTTCGGCAATATCGAGCTGAACACCTCGACGCTGAAGCTGTCGTGCCAGGGCAAGGAGCTCAAGCTGATTCTCAAGGAAAGCGAGCTGCTGGAGCTGCTCATCACGCGCAAGTCTGCCGTGACGTCCAAGGAGCAGATGATCGAGAAGCTGTGGGGCTTCGACTCCGAGGCGGAGCACAACAACGTGGAAGTGTATATTTCGTTCCTGAGGAAAAAGCTGGCGTTCCTGGACGCTTCGGTCCGCATCAACACGCTCCGGGGCGTTGGGTATGTACTGGAGGCGACGGAATGA
- a CDS encoding carbohydrate-binding domain-containing protein, with protein sequence MKHPYQTKLAALVLLSALVAAGCSNTNSTDSAANASGGTAVNASANTADTADAAAAAAKLAGLKLADVVSYDDDDISAAWDAASSTAIKLSGAGASVDGAGAAADGGTVTVTAAGTYVLSGKLEGGVVVDVKDDGIVHLVLNGAEIVNSSGPAVYVKAAGKTVLTLQEGTENAVADGEKYADSYATADDTPTAAIYSKDDLTVNGTGKLSVTALNNDGITSKDDLKIVSGTIAVESKDDGLVGKDVAAVKDGSITVKAGGDGIKSTNDTDADKGHVALAGGTFSIISENDGIQAASSLIIEGGAFDIVSGGGSANAEPHQEEGPPQFGGQQGSAGDTAAQTPSGTESGTTEAAGTESASAKGLKASAGIAVTGGTFKLDSADDGVHSNGAVAIAGGDFSIATGDDGIHADASLAISGGKINITGSYEGLESASIAISDGEIHVVASDDGVNASEGSSESADAGQGGGGMGAPGGAAGNALLAISGGYMTVDAAGDGLDSNGSVTMSGGTVIVNGPTMDGNGALDYDGTFEQSGGLLIAAGSSGMAQAPSETSSQRAVLMTFPAQIQAGTMVTLADSAGKAVVAFAPAKAFQSIVISAPELKAGESYTISTGGSTDAIQKDGLYESGAYSGGTKLVSFTLGDKVTYVNESGVTTAPSGFGGGGGGRGPGGGGGKGFGGGGRGQAPGQGQDSQPPVQGDGTGSVAPGDSSAPSQDGQSGSDPSLNSGDSASS encoded by the coding sequence ATGAAACATCCATACCAAACGAAGCTGGCTGCGCTGGTTCTCCTGTCGGCGCTTGTGGCTGCGGGCTGCAGCAATACAAATTCGACGGATTCGGCCGCCAATGCAAGCGGCGGCACGGCCGTGAACGCCTCGGCGAATACGGCGGATACGGCGGATGCGGCTGCGGCCGCAGCCAAGCTGGCAGGACTCAAGCTGGCGGATGTCGTCTCCTACGACGATGACGACATCTCCGCCGCATGGGACGCGGCGAGCTCGACCGCGATCAAGCTCAGCGGAGCAGGCGCCAGCGTCGACGGCGCCGGCGCCGCGGCCGATGGAGGGACCGTGACGGTCACCGCGGCGGGTACTTATGTGCTGAGCGGCAAGCTCGAGGGCGGCGTTGTCGTGGACGTCAAGGACGACGGCATCGTTCATCTGGTGCTGAACGGCGCCGAGATCGTCAACTCCAGCGGACCTGCCGTGTATGTGAAGGCGGCCGGCAAGACGGTGCTGACCCTTCAGGAGGGGACGGAAAATGCGGTTGCCGACGGCGAGAAGTACGCCGACAGCTATGCGACCGCCGACGACACGCCGACGGCGGCGATCTACAGCAAGGATGACCTGACGGTCAACGGGACGGGCAAGCTGAGCGTCACGGCGCTGAACAACGACGGCATCACGAGCAAGGACGATCTCAAGATCGTCAGCGGCACGATCGCCGTGGAGTCCAAGGACGACGGCCTCGTCGGCAAGGATGTGGCGGCGGTCAAGGACGGCAGCATCACGGTGAAAGCCGGCGGCGACGGGATCAAGTCGACGAACGACACGGATGCCGACAAGGGGCATGTGGCCCTAGCAGGAGGAACGTTCTCCATCATATCGGAGAACGACGGCATTCAGGCGGCTTCCTCGCTGATCATCGAAGGCGGCGCATTCGACATCGTCTCCGGCGGCGGCAGCGCCAATGCGGAGCCGCATCAGGAGGAAGGCCCGCCTCAGTTCGGCGGCCAGCAGGGTTCGGCCGGCGATACGGCGGCCCAGACGCCTAGCGGCACGGAGTCGGGAACGACGGAGGCGGCCGGCACGGAATCGGCCAGCGCCAAGGGGCTGAAGGCGTCGGCCGGCATCGCGGTGACGGGCGGAACGTTCAAGCTCGATTCCGCCGATGACGGCGTGCACAGCAACGGCGCCGTCGCCATCGCCGGGGGAGATTTCAGCATCGCGACGGGCGACGACGGCATCCATGCCGACGCTTCGCTGGCGATCAGCGGCGGGAAGATCAACATCACCGGCAGTTATGAAGGGCTGGAGAGCGCCAGCATCGCCATCTCGGACGGAGAGATTCATGTCGTCGCCAGCGACGACGGCGTCAACGCCTCGGAGGGCTCCAGCGAGAGCGCGGATGCCGGCCAAGGCGGCGGAGGCATGGGAGCCCCGGGCGGCGCAGCGGGCAACGCCCTGCTGGCCATCAGCGGCGGATATATGACGGTCGACGCGGCTGGCGACGGACTCGACTCCAACGGCTCCGTCACCATGTCCGGCGGCACGGTCATCGTGAACGGACCGACGATGGACGGCAACGGCGCTCTCGACTATGACGGCACGTTCGAGCAATCCGGAGGCTTGCTGATCGCCGCGGGCAGCTCCGGCATGGCGCAGGCGCCATCCGAGACCTCCTCCCAGCGCGCAGTCTTGATGACCTTCCCGGCTCAAATCCAGGCCGGCACGATGGTGACGCTGGCGGACAGCGCGGGCAAGGCCGTCGTGGCCTTCGCCCCGGCAAAGGCGTTCCAGAGCATCGTCATCTCGGCGCCGGAGCTGAAGGCGGGAGAAAGCTACACGATCAGCACCGGCGGCAGCACCGATGCCATTCAGAAGGATGGCCTATATGAAAGCGGAGCCTACAGCGGAGGCACCAAGCTCGTGAGCTTCACCCTCGGCGACAAGGTCACCTATGTCAACGAGTCCGGCGTCACGACGGCGCCGAGCGGGTTTGGCGGCGGAGGAGGAGGCCGCGGTCCTGGAGGCGGCGGCGGCAAAGGCTTCGGCGGCGGAGGCCGCGGACAGGCGCCCGGCCAGGGCCAAGACAGCCAGCCGCCTGTCCAGGGCGACGGTACGGGCAGCGTCGCTCCGGGAGACAGCTCAGCGCCGAGCCAGGACGGCCAAAGCGGTTCCGACCCCTCGTTGAACTCGGGAGACAGCGCGTCCAGCTAA
- a CDS encoding DUF4956 domain-containing protein, producing MIESIFASTATDTTLTLPHALLTVLIAIAVGAIISLTYMKTQPAYSQSFTLTMIVLPVIVAIIILLIGSNIARAFSLAGAFSIIRFRSAPGDAKDISYVLFSMAAGLACGVGALGYAVLFTIILCGLMFVLKSVNFGSHKEAMKTLKVTIPENLGYEEAFHEVFRKFNVGYELKKVRTTELGSLYELVYAVKMGPETNQKEFLDAVRTRNGNLDITLTMSPVVQEY from the coding sequence ATGATCGAATCCATCTTTGCCTCAACCGCTACAGACACGACGCTGACGCTGCCTCATGCGCTGCTCACCGTCCTGATCGCGATCGCAGTCGGCGCCATCATCAGCCTGACTTACATGAAGACCCAGCCCGCGTATTCGCAGAGCTTCACGCTCACGATGATCGTGCTGCCTGTCATCGTCGCGATCATCATCCTGCTCATCGGCAGCAACATCGCCAGAGCGTTCAGCCTTGCGGGCGCCTTCTCGATCATCCGCTTCCGCAGCGCTCCGGGCGATGCCAAGGACATCTCGTACGTCCTGTTCTCGATGGCGGCAGGCCTCGCCTGCGGCGTCGGCGCTCTCGGCTACGCGGTGCTGTTCACGATCATCCTGTGCGGGCTCATGTTTGTCCTGAAATCCGTTAACTTCGGCTCCCACAAGGAAGCCATGAAAACCTTGAAGGTGACGATACCCGAAAATCTCGGTTATGAAGAAGCGTTCCACGAAGTGTTCCGCAAGTTCAACGTCGGCTATGAGCTGAAGAAAGTGCGTACGACGGAGCTGGGCAGCCTGTATGAACTCGTGTATGCGGTGAAAATGGGGCCGGAAACGAACCAGAAGGAATTTCTCGATGCCGTCCGCACCCGCAACGGCAACCTGGACATTACCCTCACGATGAGTCCTGTCGTGCAGGAATACTAA
- a CDS encoding polyphosphate polymerase domain-containing protein: MAIEVFNRYENKYLMDTKAFYGIYNRLMEYMELDEYNRNDKFYSISNLYYDTEHHSLIRTSLSKPKYREKLRIRAYGVPGSDAKVYLELKKKVFGLVNKRRSAMRLGEAYEFVRTGCQPVWRQGMNRQVMNEIEYFLSRYELEPMTYLAYDRIALFSKESRDLRITFDTNIRSRRHDLLLEKGDYGEQLMERGQWLMEVKAEKTIPVWLAQLLSELGMYRTSFSKYGNEYKQSIRHANATQIERERIVL; encoded by the coding sequence GTGGCGATCGAAGTGTTCAACCGGTACGAGAACAAGTATCTGATGGATACAAAAGCGTTCTACGGCATCTACAACCGCCTGATGGAATACATGGAGCTCGATGAATACAACCGCAATGACAAGTTCTACTCCATCAGCAATCTCTACTATGATACCGAGCATCATTCGCTCATCCGCACCAGCCTCTCGAAGCCGAAGTACAGGGAGAAGCTGCGCATCCGCGCTTACGGGGTGCCGGGGAGCGACGCCAAGGTCTACCTGGAGCTCAAGAAAAAGGTATTCGGCCTCGTCAACAAAAGAAGGTCGGCGATGAGGCTGGGCGAAGCCTACGAGTTCGTCCGGACAGGCTGCCAGCCGGTCTGGCGGCAAGGAATGAACCGGCAGGTGATGAATGAAATCGAGTATTTCCTGAGTCGGTACGAGCTGGAGCCGATGACGTATCTCGCTTACGACCGCATCGCGCTGTTCAGCAAGGAGAGCCGGGATCTGCGGATCACATTCGACACCAACATCCGCTCCAGAAGACATGACCTGCTGCTCGAGAAGGGCGATTACGGGGAGCAGCTGATGGAGCGGGGGCAGTGGCTGATGGAAGTGAAGGCCGAGAAGACGATCCCCGTCTGGCTCGCGCAGCTGCTGTCGGAGCTCGGCATGTACCGCACCAGCTTTTCCAAGTACGGCAACGAATACAAACAATCCATCCGCCATGCAAACGCAACGCAGATCGAAAGGGAGAGAATCGTTTTATGA